In the genome of Paenibacillus sp. FSL R5-0766, one region contains:
- the rpoC gene encoding DNA-directed RNA polymerase subunit beta', whose amino-acid sequence MLDVNNFEYMKIGLASPEKIRSWSRGEVKKPETINYRTLKPEKEGLFCEKIFGPTKDWECHCGKYKRVRYKGVVCDRCGVEVTRAKVRRERMGHIELAAPVSHIWYFKGIPSRMGLALDMSPRSLEEIIYFASYVVTDPGETPLEKKQLLSEKEYRSYREKYGYGFHAGMGAEAVKKLLQDLDIDKELEFLKEELRTAQGQRRNRAIKRLEVIEAFRNSGNKPEWMIMDVLPVIPPELRPMVQLDGGRFATSDLNDLYRRVINRNNRLKRLLDLGAPDIIVQNEKRMLQEAVDALIDNGRRGRPVTGPGNRPLKSLSHMLKGKQGRFRQNLLGKRVDYSGRSVIVVGPYLKMYQCGLPKDMALELFKPFVMKELVNKGLAHNIKSAKRKVERVSPEVWDVLEEVIKEHPVLLNRAPTLHRLGIQAFEPILVEGKAIRLHPLVCTAYNADFDGDQMAVHVPLSAEAQAEARILMLASGNILNPKDGKPVVTPSQDMVLGSYYLTMDNKEEKGTGMILRTVNEAVSAYQRGTAGLHARVAIPVKALGKTSFTEEQQEGMLLTTIGKIIFNEIFPASFPYINDATRANLYQGTADHSFVYEKGADLREAIMNAPLAGGVGKEYLGSIIARCFEIYHTTETAVILDKIKQLGFTYSTRAGITVAVSDVIVPPEKFEILRQSEEKAQIVTNQYRRGLITNEERYDRIIDIWSKSKDDITEILMKSMDRYNSIMMMVDSKARGNKSQITQLGGMRGLMANPSGRIIELPIKSNFREGLTVLEYFISTHGARKGLADTALRTADSGYLTRRLVDVAQDVIVRDDDCGTDKGFTVSRIQDGKEVIEDLYDRIEGRYCFETVRHPETKEIIVGRNELIDSDKAEAIIKAGITKLQIRSVLSCRASHGVCKKCYGRNLATGKHVEIGEAVGIIAAQSIGEPGTQLTMRTFHTGGVAGDDITQGLPRIQELFEARNPKGQATISEIDGVVKEIREAKDRREIEIQGEAESKVYSVTYGSRVRVSEGAEVEAGDELTDGSIDPKEMLRIKGIRGVQNYILQEVQRVYRNQGVEINDKHVEVMIRQMLRKIRIVDAGDTTLLPGSFVDMHEYERANKIAILSDKEPAVAKPILLGITKASLETDSFLSAASFQETTRVLTDAAIKGKVDQLLGLKENVIIGKLIPAGTGMHRYRSIKFAEPEDGQSSVEELEPVSVD is encoded by the coding sequence TTGTTGGACGTCAACAATTTCGAATACATGAAGATCGGGCTTGCTTCCCCAGAGAAAATTCGTTCTTGGTCCCGCGGAGAAGTGAAAAAACCGGAAACGATCAACTATCGTACGTTGAAACCGGAAAAAGAAGGGCTATTCTGCGAAAAGATTTTTGGCCCTACAAAAGACTGGGAATGTCATTGCGGTAAATACAAACGCGTCCGTTATAAAGGCGTTGTCTGTGATCGTTGTGGCGTTGAAGTAACACGTGCGAAAGTACGCCGCGAACGGATGGGTCATATTGAGCTCGCTGCTCCGGTATCGCATATCTGGTACTTCAAAGGTATTCCGAGCCGTATGGGTCTTGCTCTGGATATGTCTCCAAGATCTCTTGAAGAGATTATTTATTTTGCATCATATGTTGTAACTGATCCAGGAGAAACTCCACTGGAGAAAAAACAACTGTTGTCCGAGAAAGAATACCGCAGCTACCGTGAAAAATACGGCTATGGTTTCCATGCTGGCATGGGCGCAGAAGCAGTTAAAAAATTGCTTCAAGACCTTGACATAGACAAAGAGCTCGAGTTCCTGAAAGAAGAGCTCCGGACTGCGCAAGGACAACGTCGTAATCGTGCAATCAAACGTCTGGAAGTTATCGAAGCATTCCGCAACTCCGGCAATAAGCCAGAGTGGATGATCATGGATGTACTTCCTGTTATCCCGCCGGAACTTCGTCCAATGGTACAGTTGGATGGTGGACGTTTTGCAACGTCTGACCTGAATGACTTGTATCGCCGTGTAATCAACCGGAACAACCGTCTGAAACGTCTGCTTGATCTGGGCGCGCCAGATATTATCGTGCAAAATGAAAAACGGATGTTGCAGGAAGCTGTTGACGCATTGATCGATAATGGCCGTCGTGGACGCCCGGTAACGGGTCCTGGTAACCGTCCATTGAAATCTCTCAGTCACATGCTGAAAGGTAAACAAGGACGTTTCCGTCAAAACTTGCTCGGTAAACGGGTTGACTATTCTGGTCGTTCCGTTATCGTTGTTGGACCTTACCTGAAAATGTATCAGTGTGGTCTGCCAAAAGATATGGCACTTGAATTGTTCAAGCCTTTTGTTATGAAAGAGCTTGTAAATAAAGGGCTTGCCCACAACATCAAGAGCGCGAAACGTAAAGTTGAGCGTGTAAGTCCTGAAGTATGGGATGTTCTTGAAGAAGTAATCAAGGAGCATCCGGTTCTGTTGAACCGCGCCCCTACGCTTCACAGACTCGGTATTCAAGCATTTGAACCGATTCTCGTTGAAGGTAAAGCAATTCGTCTTCACCCGCTCGTATGTACGGCATACAATGCCGACTTTGACGGTGACCAAATGGCCGTGCACGTTCCGCTGTCCGCTGAAGCTCAAGCGGAAGCACGTATCCTGATGCTTGCATCTGGTAACATTTTGAACCCGAAAGACGGTAAACCGGTTGTTACTCCTTCCCAGGATATGGTGCTTGGTTCTTACTACCTCACTATGGACAACAAGGAAGAAAAGGGCACAGGTATGATCTTGCGTACAGTTAACGAAGCTGTATCGGCATACCAACGTGGTACTGCTGGTCTGCATGCGCGTGTGGCTATTCCGGTTAAGGCGCTTGGTAAAACAAGCTTCACGGAAGAGCAGCAAGAAGGAATGTTGCTGACAACTATCGGTAAAATTATCTTCAATGAAATTTTCCCGGCAAGCTTCCCGTATATCAATGATGCGACTCGTGCTAACCTGTACCAAGGTACTGCAGATCACTCATTTGTATATGAAAAAGGTGCTGATCTCAGAGAAGCTATTATGAATGCTCCTCTGGCTGGCGGTGTCGGTAAAGAATACCTCGGCTCCATCATTGCACGTTGTTTTGAAATTTATCACACAACGGAAACAGCCGTTATTTTGGATAAAATCAAACAACTTGGATTCACATACTCTACACGTGCCGGTATTACGGTTGCGGTATCTGATGTTATCGTTCCGCCTGAGAAGTTTGAAATTCTTAGACAATCTGAGGAAAAAGCACAAATCGTTACGAATCAGTACCGTCGTGGTCTGATTACGAATGAAGAGCGCTATGACCGTATCATTGACATCTGGTCAAAATCCAAGGATGACATCACTGAGATTCTGATGAAGTCCATGGATCGTTACAACTCGATCATGATGATGGTAGACTCCAAAGCACGGGGTAACAAATCGCAAATCACCCAATTGGGCGGTATGCGTGGTCTGATGGCCAACCCATCCGGTCGAATTATCGAACTCCCAATCAAATCGAACTTCCGTGAAGGTCTGACGGTACTCGAGTACTTTATCTCCACTCACGGAGCGCGTAAAGGTTTGGCGGATACAGCCCTGCGTACAGCCGATTCAGGTTACCTGACTCGTCGTCTCGTAGATGTAGCCCAAGACGTAATCGTGCGTGATGATGATTGTGGTACAGATAAAGGCTTTACGGTAAGTCGTATCCAGGATGGTAAAGAGGTTATCGAAGATCTCTACGATCGTATTGAAGGCAGATACTGCTTCGAGACAGTTCGTCATCCGGAAACGAAAGAAATCATTGTAGGTCGCAATGAATTGATTGACTCCGATAAAGCAGAAGCGATCATCAAAGCAGGTATTACTAAATTGCAAATCCGCTCCGTCCTCAGCTGCCGTGCAAGTCATGGTGTCTGCAAGAAGTGTTATGGTCGCAACCTCGCGACTGGTAAACACGTGGAGATTGGTGAAGCAGTTGGTATTATTGCAGCACAGTCCATTGGTGAGCCGGGAACACAGCTTACAATGCGTACATTCCACACCGGTGGTGTAGCCGGAGACGATATTACGCAAGGTTTGCCGCGTATCCAAGAGTTGTTTGAAGCTCGTAATCCTAAGGGTCAAGCAACGATCAGTGAGATTGATGGTGTAGTTAAAGAGATTCGCGAAGCGAAAGATCGTCGTGAAATCGAAATTCAAGGTGAGGCGGAATCCAAAGTTTACTCCGTTACCTACGGTTCCCGTGTGCGCGTAAGCGAAGGCGCGGAAGTTGAAGCGGGTGACGAGTTGACAGACGGTTCCATTGATCCAAAAGAGATGTTACGGATTAAAGGCATACGTGGTGTACAAAACTACATTCTGCAGGAAGTACAACGCGTATATCGTAACCAAGGCGTAGAAATTAACGATAAGCACGTTGAAGTTATGATCCGTCAAATGCTGCGTAAAATCCGCATCGTAGATGCAGGAGATACAACGCTGTTGCCGGGATCGTTCGTGGATATGCATGAGTACGAAAGAGCTAACAAAATTGCGATTCTTAGTGATAAAGAGCCAGCGGTTGCTAAACCAATCTTGCTCGGTATTACGAAAGCGTCCCTGGAAACAGACTCCTTCCTCTCGGCGGCTTCGTTCCAAGAAACTACACGTGTACTGACAGACGCAGCGATCAAAGGTAAAGTCGATCAGTTGCTCGGTCTGAAGGAAAATGTAATCATCGGTAAATTGATCCCTGCTGGTACAGGTATGCACCGTTACCGCAGCATCAAATTTGCTGAGCCAGAAGATGGCCAATCTTCAGTAGAAGAACTTGAGCCAGTTTCGGTAGATTAA
- the rpoB gene encoding DNA-directed RNA polymerase subunit beta yields the protein MAGHLVQYGRRTRRSYARINEILEVPNLIEIQQKSYDWFLEEGLREMFQDISPIQDFTGNLILEFIDYSLGEPKYTVDDAKERDVTYAAPLRVKVRLINKETGEVKEQEVFMGDFPLMTNTGTFIINGAERVIVSQLVRSPSVYFSTKVDKNAKKTYTATVIPNRGAWLELEMDAKDVVYVRIDRTRKIPVTVLLRSLGFGTDAEILDLLGNDEYIRNTLDKDNTDSTEKALIEIYERLRPGEPPTLDNAKSLLVARFFDPKRYDLANVGRYKMNKKLHIKNRLFNQRLAESLVDAETGEIIAEAGQMVDRRLLDEIMPYLEKSVGFRTYHVGNGVLDANDIPMQTIDVFSPTEDGKVVKLIANGIIDKSVKNVTPADIISSISYFLNLLQGIGSTDDIDHLGNRRLRSVGELLQNQFRIGLSRMERVVRERMSIQDANVITPQALINIRPVIASIKEFFGSSQLSQFMDQTNPLGELTHKRRLSALGPGGLTRERAGMEVRDVHPSHYGRMCPIETPEGPNIGLINSLSTFARVNEYGFIEAPYRWVDPKTGIVTEQIDYLTADEEDNYVIAQANAKLNEDSTFEEEAIIVRYNKQSDNILTMPSERVDYMDVSPKQVVSVATALIPFLENDDSNRALMGSNMQRQAVPLLIPKAPLVGTGMEHKAAKDSGVCIVSDYDGIIERSTANEIWVRRVEEVDGQEVKGDIVKYKLHKFMRSNQGTCINQRPIVKRGAAVKAGDILADGPSTEMGELALGRNVVVAFMTWEGYNYEDAILLSEKLVKEDVYTSIHIEEYESEARDTKLGPEEITRDIPNVGEEALRNLDERGIIRIGAEISAGDILVGKVTPKGVTELTAEERLLHAIFGEKAREVRDTSLRVPHGTDGIVVDVKVFTRENGDELPPGVNQLVRVYIAQKRKISEGDKMAGRHGNKGVVARILPEEDMPFLPDGTPVQIVLNPLGVPSRMNIGQVLEVHLGMAAMQLGIHVATPVFDGAKEYDVFDTMEEAGMQRNGKTVLYDGRTGEEFEREVTVGVMHMIKLAHMVDDKIHARSTGPYSLVTQQPLGGKAQFGGQRFGEMEVWALEAYGAAYTLQEILTVKSDDVVGRVKTYESIVKGENVPEPGVPESFKVLIKELQSLGMDVKILSEDEQEIEMREMDDEDDAASDKLSLNLEGTEVGAE from the coding sequence TTGGCAGGACATCTTGTTCAATATGGTCGACGCACTCGGCGCAGTTATGCACGAATTAACGAGATACTCGAAGTTCCGAACCTGATTGAAATCCAACAAAAATCCTATGATTGGTTTTTGGAGGAAGGGTTGCGCGAAATGTTCCAGGATATCTCGCCGATCCAGGATTTTACAGGTAACTTGATTTTGGAATTTATCGATTACAGTCTCGGTGAACCGAAGTATACAGTAGACGACGCGAAAGAGCGTGACGTTACGTATGCAGCACCGCTTCGGGTCAAAGTCCGGCTCATTAATAAGGAAACCGGCGAAGTCAAAGAGCAGGAAGTATTCATGGGAGATTTCCCGCTGATGACCAACACGGGCACATTTATTATTAATGGTGCGGAACGGGTTATTGTCAGCCAGTTGGTTCGCTCTCCTAGCGTTTACTTCAGTACCAAAGTAGATAAAAACGCCAAAAAAACGTATACCGCTACAGTTATTCCTAACCGCGGCGCTTGGTTGGAACTGGAGATGGACGCGAAGGATGTTGTTTACGTCCGGATCGACCGTACACGTAAAATACCGGTTACGGTTCTCCTGCGTTCACTTGGTTTTGGCACAGATGCTGAGATTCTGGATCTGCTCGGTAATGACGAATATATCCGCAACACACTGGACAAAGACAACACGGATTCCACGGAGAAAGCACTCATTGAGATCTATGAGCGTCTTCGTCCGGGCGAGCCGCCAACGCTGGATAATGCGAAAAGCTTGCTCGTAGCACGTTTCTTTGATCCAAAACGTTATGACCTGGCTAATGTAGGTCGTTACAAAATGAATAAAAAACTGCACATCAAAAACCGTTTGTTCAACCAGCGCTTGGCTGAGTCACTTGTTGACGCTGAGACTGGTGAAATCATTGCTGAAGCAGGTCAAATGGTTGATCGTCGTTTGTTGGATGAAATCATGCCGTATCTGGAGAAGAGCGTTGGATTCCGCACGTATCACGTGGGTAACGGCGTTTTGGATGCCAATGATATCCCTATGCAAACGATTGATGTGTTCTCACCAACTGAAGATGGTAAAGTGGTCAAACTGATTGCCAATGGAATCATTGACAAGTCCGTTAAAAACGTGACGCCGGCGGATATCATTTCGTCCATCAGTTATTTCCTTAACCTTCTGCAGGGAATTGGTAGCACGGATGATATTGACCATCTGGGTAACCGTCGTTTGCGTTCGGTGGGTGAACTCCTGCAGAATCAGTTCCGTATCGGTCTTTCCCGTATGGAGCGTGTGGTTCGTGAGAGAATGTCCATTCAGGATGCTAACGTAATTACACCACAGGCATTGATCAACATACGTCCTGTTATTGCATCCATTAAAGAGTTCTTTGGTAGCTCTCAGTTGTCACAGTTTATGGATCAAACGAACCCGCTGGGTGAGTTGACACATAAACGTCGTTTGTCCGCACTCGGACCGGGTGGTTTGACACGTGAGCGCGCAGGTATGGAAGTGCGTGACGTCCATCCATCCCACTATGGCCGTATGTGTCCAATCGAGACGCCAGAGGGACCAAACATCGGTTTGATCAACTCCTTGTCTACGTTCGCCCGTGTGAATGAATATGGCTTCATTGAAGCTCCATATCGTTGGGTTGATCCGAAGACAGGTATTGTAACCGAGCAAATTGATTACCTGACAGCTGACGAAGAGGACAACTATGTTATCGCTCAAGCGAATGCGAAGCTGAATGAAGATAGTACATTTGAAGAAGAAGCGATCATTGTACGTTATAACAAACAGTCGGATAACATCCTTACGATGCCGAGTGAGCGCGTTGACTACATGGACGTATCTCCTAAACAAGTTGTATCCGTCGCTACAGCGCTTATTCCGTTCCTTGAGAACGATGACTCCAACCGTGCGCTCATGGGATCGAACATGCAGCGGCAGGCCGTTCCACTTTTGATTCCTAAAGCACCACTTGTGGGAACAGGTATGGAACACAAAGCCGCGAAAGATTCCGGTGTATGTATTGTCTCCGATTATGACGGAATTATTGAACGATCTACTGCGAACGAGATTTGGGTTCGTCGTGTTGAAGAAGTGGACGGTCAGGAAGTTAAAGGCGATATCGTTAAATATAAATTACACAAATTTATGCGTTCGAACCAAGGAACATGCATTAACCAACGTCCGATTGTTAAAAGAGGTGCCGCTGTCAAAGCTGGCGATATCCTCGCTGATGGTCCTTCAACGGAAATGGGTGAATTGGCTCTGGGACGTAACGTTGTTGTTGCCTTCATGACTTGGGAAGGTTACAACTACGAGGATGCGATCTTGCTCAGTGAAAAACTCGTTAAGGAAGATGTATACACATCCATCCATATCGAGGAGTATGAGTCAGAAGCACGTGATACCAAGCTCGGACCTGAAGAGATCACACGTGACATCCCTAACGTTGGGGAAGAAGCGTTGCGTAACTTGGATGAGCGCGGTATTATCCGCATCGGTGCTGAGATCAGTGCTGGCGACATTCTGGTTGGCAAAGTAACACCTAAGGGTGTAACAGAGCTGACAGCAGAAGAACGTCTCTTGCATGCGATCTTTGGTGAGAAAGCACGTGAAGTACGTGATACTTCCTTGCGTGTACCACATGGTACTGACGGTATCGTAGTAGACGTGAAAGTATTTACCCGTGAAAACGGTGATGAGCTGCCTCCAGGTGTTAACCAACTCGTTCGTGTATATATCGCTCAAAAACGGAAAATTTCCGAGGGTGATAAAATGGCCGGACGTCACGGTAACAAAGGGGTCGTGGCCCGCATCTTGCCGGAAGAAGATATGCCTTTCCTGCCAGACGGTACACCGGTTCAGATCGTTCTTAACCCACTGGGCGTACCTTCCCGGATGAATATCGGTCAAGTACTCGAGGTTCACTTGGGTATGGCCGCGATGCAACTGGGTATTCACGTAGCAACTCCTGTATTCGACGGAGCGAAGGAGTATGACGTCTTCGATACGATGGAAGAAGCAGGTATGCAACGTAATGGTAAAACTGTCCTGTATGATGGTCGTACAGGTGAAGAGTTTGAACGTGAAGTTACCGTAGGTGTCATGCACATGATCAAATTGGCACATATGGTTGATGATAAAATCCATGCCCGTTCCACAGGTCCTTACTCACTTGTTACGCAACAGCCATTGGGTGGTAAAGCCCAATTTGGTGGACAGCGTTTCGGGGAGATGGAAGTATGGGCGCTTGAGGCATACGGTGCAGCTTATACACTGCAAGAAATCTTGACTGTTAAATCCGATGACGTTGTTGGTCGGGTTAAAACGTATGAATCCATTGTCAAAGGTGAGAATGTTCCGGAACCAGGCGTTCCTGAATCATTCAAAGTATTGATCAAAGAGCTGCAAAGCTTGGGTATGGATGTTAAGATTTTGAGCGAAGATGAGCAAGAGATTGAAATGAGAGAAATGGACGATGAAGATGACGCTGCGAGCGATAAGCTCAGCCTCAACCTTGAGGGTACAGAGGTCGGAGCGGAATAA
- a CDS encoding class I SAM-dependent methyltransferase, translating into MSNHYYSDKPQVAHDRRATEAVLRGFSLRFVTDAGVFSKNGIDYGSRVLIDAIELPLGAHVLDVGCGYGPMGLTAAKLVPDGHVTMIDINERAVELSRENAKANGINNVTVLQSNLLSEVKKQDFDVILTNPPIRAGKETVHTIFEQAHRHLKVGGSLWIVIQKKQGAPSAKAKLESLFGRVEEVTKDKGYRIFKAVKSE; encoded by the coding sequence ATGTCCAATCATTATTATTCGGACAAACCGCAAGTGGCGCATGATCGCAGAGCAACTGAAGCGGTTCTTCGCGGATTCAGTCTGCGATTCGTGACGGATGCCGGTGTGTTTTCCAAAAACGGAATCGATTATGGCAGCAGAGTATTGATTGATGCGATAGAGTTGCCATTAGGGGCTCATGTTCTCGATGTGGGCTGTGGATACGGGCCAATGGGTCTTACAGCAGCCAAACTTGTACCGGATGGGCATGTCACCATGATCGATATCAACGAGAGAGCCGTTGAACTTTCCAGGGAAAATGCAAAAGCGAACGGAATTAACAATGTTACGGTATTGCAAAGTAATCTACTGTCTGAAGTAAAAAAGCAAGATTTTGACGTTATTCTAACCAACCCGCCTATACGGGCTGGGAAAGAGACGGTTCATACTATTTTCGAACAGGCACATCGCCATCTGAAGGTAGGCGGTTCGTTGTGGATTGTCATTCAGAAGAAACAAGGAGCACCGTCAGCGAAAGCGAAATTGGAATCTTTGTTTGGAAGAGTGGAAGAAGTGACGAAGGATAAAGGCTATCGGATTTTCAAAGCGGTGAAATCGGAATAG
- the rplL gene encoding 50S ribosomal protein L7/L12, translating to MSKEQILEAIKGMTVLELNDLVKAIEEEFGVTAAAPVAAAGAVASAEAEQSEFDVILTSAGASKINVIKAVREITGLGLKEAKELVDNAPKALKEKVAKEEAEAVKAKLEEAGASVEVK from the coding sequence ATGAGTAAAGAGCAAATCTTGGAAGCAATCAAAGGCATGACTGTACTGGAATTGAACGATCTTGTTAAAGCAATCGAAGAAGAATTCGGCGTAACTGCTGCAGCTCCAGTAGCTGCTGCAGGTGCAGTAGCTTCTGCTGAAGCTGAGCAATCCGAGTTCGACGTAATCTTGACTAGCGCTGGTGCTTCCAAAATCAACGTTATCAAAGCAGTTCGCGAAATCACAGGTCTTGGCCTGAAAGAAGCAAAAGAACTGGTTGACAACGCTCCAAAAGCTTTGAAAGAAAAAGTTGCTAAAGAAGAAGCAGAAGCGGTTAAAGCTAAGCTTGAAGAAGCAGGCGCTTCAGTTGAAGTTAAATAA
- the rplJ gene encoding 50S ribosomal protein L10, whose amino-acid sequence MANAKVIQAKQESVDAVTAKLRESVTTVVVDYRGLNVAQVTELRKQLREAGIEFQVLKNSLLRRAAAAAELTELENVLTGPTAIAFSVDDVVAPAKILNDFAKKNDALELKGAVVEGRVIGVEEVKALAELPSRDGLLSMLLSVLQAPVRNFALAVKAVAEKEEQGA is encoded by the coding sequence TTGGCAAACGCAAAAGTGATTCAAGCAAAACAAGAATCCGTTGATGCAGTAACAGCAAAATTGCGGGAGAGCGTTACAACTGTTGTTGTTGACTATCGCGGATTGAACGTTGCCCAAGTAACTGAGTTGCGTAAGCAACTTCGTGAAGCAGGGATCGAATTCCAAGTGCTGAAAAACTCGTTGCTTCGCCGTGCAGCTGCAGCAGCAGAACTGACAGAACTCGAAAATGTTCTTACAGGTCCTACTGCAATTGCATTCAGCGTAGATGACGTTGTGGCTCCAGCTAAAATTCTGAACGACTTCGCGAAAAAGAACGATGCACTGGAATTGAAAGGTGCAGTCGTAGAAGGTCGCGTAATCGGAGTAGAAGAAGTTAAGGCATTGGCAGAACTGCCATCCCGCGATGGACTCCTCTCCATGCTCCTCAGCGTGCTTCAAGCGCCAGTGCGCAACTTCGCGCTTGCGGTTAAAGCAGTTGCAGAAAAAGAAGAACAAGGCGCGTAA
- the rplA gene encoding 50S ribosomal protein L1, with the protein MAKHGKKYLEAAKLIDSEATYEPSEAVELVKKAATAKFDETIEAAVRLGVDPRKQDQAVRGVVVLPHGTGKTQRVLVFAKGDKAKEAEAAGADYVGDADMINKIQQGWFEFDVCVATPDMMSEVGKLGRLLGGKGLMPNPKAGTVTFDVTKAVQEIKAGKIEYRLDRAGQIHAPIGKASFSSEQLNENFKALMEALNRAKPAAAKGVYLKNVSLSSTMGPGARVNAAAFR; encoded by the coding sequence ATGGCTAAACACGGTAAAAAATACCTGGAAGCTGCTAAGCTGATTGACAGCGAAGCAACTTACGAGCCTTCAGAAGCTGTAGAGCTTGTGAAAAAGGCAGCTACTGCAAAATTCGATGAAACAATCGAAGCAGCAGTTCGTTTGGGTGTAGACCCTCGTAAGCAAGACCAGGCTGTACGTGGTGTTGTTGTCTTGCCACACGGCACAGGTAAAACACAACGCGTATTGGTATTTGCAAAAGGTGACAAAGCGAAAGAAGCGGAAGCGGCTGGCGCGGACTATGTTGGTGATGCAGACATGATCAACAAAATCCAACAAGGCTGGTTCGAATTCGACGTCTGCGTAGCGACACCAGATATGATGAGTGAAGTAGGTAAATTGGGCCGACTGCTCGGCGGTAAAGGTCTGATGCCTAACCCTAAAGCCGGAACGGTAACTTTCGATGTAACTAAGGCTGTTCAAGAAATTAAAGCCGGTAAAATCGAATATCGTCTGGATCGTGCAGGTCAAATTCATGCACCGATTGGTAAAGCTTCTTTCTCTTCTGAGCAACTTAATGAGAACTTCAAAGCTCTCATGGAAGCTCTGAATCGTGCTAAACCAGCGGCAGCAAAAGGTGTTTATCTGAAGAATGTTAGTCTTTCTTCCACGATGGGCCCTGGCGCACGCGTGAACGCAGCAGCTTTTAGATAA
- the rplK gene encoding 50S ribosomal protein L11, with the protein MAKKVIKMVKLQIPAGKANPAPPVGPALGQAGVNIMAFCKEFNARTADQAGLIIPVEISVFEDRSFTFITKTPPAAVLLKVAAKVEKGSGEPNKKKVATVKRDAVRQIAETKMPDLNAADVESAMRMVEGTARSMGITIED; encoded by the coding sequence ATGGCGAAAAAAGTTATTAAAATGGTAAAACTGCAGATTCCAGCAGGTAAAGCAAACCCAGCACCACCAGTAGGTCCAGCTTTGGGTCAAGCAGGTGTCAACATCATGGCATTCTGTAAAGAATTCAACGCTCGTACAGCTGATCAAGCGGGATTGATTATTCCAGTTGAAATTTCTGTATTCGAGGACCGTTCCTTTACTTTCATCACTAAAACTCCACCAGCAGCAGTTCTGTTGAAAGTGGCAGCTAAAGTTGAAAAAGGATCCGGCGAACCGAACAAGAAAAAAGTTGCTACTGTTAAACGTGATGCGGTACGTCAAATCGCAGAAACAAAAATGCCTGACCTGAATGCAGCAGACGTTGAGTCCGCTATGCGTATGGTCGAAGGTACTGCCCGCAGCATGGGTATCACCATCGAAGACTAA
- the nusG gene encoding transcription termination/antitermination protein NusG → MEKRWYVVHTYSGYENKVKANLEKRVESMGMEDKIFRVLVPMEEEVVNKDGKKKTVMRKVYPGYVLVEMVQTDDSWYVVRNTPGVTGFVGSTGSGSKPTALLPEEVEQILKHMGMVEPKPKIEFDIKESVRIKVGPFANFVGSVEEILVDKSKLKVHVNMFGRETPLELEYTQVEKI, encoded by the coding sequence ATGGAAAAAAGATGGTACGTCGTTCATACCTATTCAGGGTATGAGAACAAGGTCAAAGCCAATTTGGAAAAACGCGTAGAGTCTATGGGCATGGAAGACAAGATATTCCGCGTTCTTGTTCCTATGGAAGAAGAAGTGGTAAACAAGGATGGTAAGAAAAAAACCGTTATGCGTAAAGTTTACCCCGGTTATGTCTTGGTGGAAATGGTACAGACGGATGATTCTTGGTATGTTGTTCGCAACACACCAGGTGTTACAGGATTTGTCGGTTCGACAGGTTCTGGGTCCAAACCAACTGCATTGTTGCCTGAAGAAGTGGAACAAATTCTGAAGCACATGGGAATGGTTGAACCTAAGCCGAAAATTGAGTTCGATATTAAGGAATCCGTACGTATTAAAGTCGGTCCTTTTGCGAATTTCGTAGGCTCCGTGGAAGAGATTTTGGTAGACAAAAGCAAGTTGAAAGTGCACGTGAACATGTTTGGACGGGAAACACCGCTTGAGTTGGAATACACACAAGTGGAGAAGATATAG
- the secE gene encoding preprotein translocase subunit SecE has product MKRSFKSLISFFSESWAELKKVRWPNRKELTNYTLIVLGTVVVMTLFFWVIDIGISFVIEAII; this is encoded by the coding sequence GTGAAACGAAGTTTCAAATCTCTGATTTCCTTTTTCTCAGAAAGCTGGGCTGAACTTAAAAAAGTTCGCTGGCCTAATCGTAAAGAGCTGACCAACTACACATTGATCGTACTTGGTACTGTTGTGGTTATGACGCTGTTTTTTTGGGTCATTGACATTGGCATCTCCTTTGTGATCGAAGCGATTATTTAA
- the rpmG gene encoding 50S ribosomal protein L33 yields MRVIITLACTNCKQRNYTTTKNKRNHPDRMEMKKFCKFCNEQTSHRETR; encoded by the coding sequence ATGCGGGTAATTATTACTTTGGCTTGTACTAACTGCAAACAAAGAAATTACACTACGACAAAAAACAAGCGTAATCACCCCGACCGCATGGAGATGAAGAAATTTTGCAAGTTTTGTAACGAGCAGACTTCTCATCGCGAAACCAGATAG